CAAGCCATCCACCGCGACACCGGACCATTCATGGCCACGGATCCACGGATAAGTGGCAATGTCGGCAATGCTGTACTCGCCCGCCAAAAACTCTACGGCTTGCAGACGCGTGTCGAGCACTTCATACAAGCGCCGGGTTTCATGTTGATAACGGTCGATGGCGCCCTGGAGTTTTTCCGGGAAGTAACGGAAAAACACGTTGGCCTGGCCTTGCATCGGGCCGATTCCGCCCATCTGGAACATCAGCCATTGCAACACCACCGAACGCCCCTTGGGGTCCTGTGGCAGCAGTTTGCCGGTCATCTCGGCGAGGTAAATCAGGATCGCGCCGGACTCGAACACGGCGAAATCGTCATTGGCACGGTCGACAATCGCCGGAATCCGCCCATTGGGATTGATCTTGAGGAAGTCCTCGGACTTCTGTTCCTTTTTGTCGAAACTCAAGGCATGCACCGTATAGGGCAGGCCGAGTTCCTCGAGCACGATAGAGACCTTGTGGCCATTCGGGGTCGCAGCGGTATACAGATCTATCATGGTTG
This genomic stretch from Pseudomonas wuhanensis harbors:
- a CDS encoding glutathione S-transferase family protein; the protein is MIDLYTAATPNGHKVSIVLEELGLPYTVHALSFDKKEQKSEDFLKINPNGRIPAIVDRANDDFAVFESGAILIYLAEMTGKLLPQDPKGRSVVLQWLMFQMGGIGPMQGQANVFFRYFPEKLQGAIDRYQHETRRLYEVLDTRLQAVEFLAGEYSIADIATYPWIRGHEWSGVAVDGLSALQRWMATMEARPAVQRGLLVPERIDDDSVIKGAQAMLIR